From the genome of Desulfobaculum xiamenense, one region includes:
- a CDS encoding GAF domain-containing protein produces MGNDSLEKLLGIVCSVFDAYSTVLFLPEENTSEYYLRARFSLGDDIREGMTLAPGQGLVGWIIRNGDPLLINNFDRTRSKLGYYASDEESKIKAFMGCPIQDKGGALCVDSCRTYNFSDKDQKILQLFAMLASDIHNGDSQVRRDLVEHRFYRSLQLIQLLRKQFPRWDTFLQNFLRIVAEASGFSHCFLAACDDRGESYFIEGACGDMGAVTGKDRFPIKSGLVGWVFGNGQSICSGDGETKAAPQSLLGKNSGGPVFHSALCMPLGIHRRTRGVLVLAHREPRDISPEVKRFVEMSTDHLALFLENLFLKSRIQQP; encoded by the coding sequence ATGGGTAACGATAGTCTCGAAAAACTCCTCGGCATTGTCTGCAGCGTGTTCGATGCCTATTCGACCGTGCTGTTCCTGCCAGAGGAGAATACATCAGAATATTATTTGAGGGCGCGCTTCAGCCTTGGGGACGACATCCGCGAGGGTATGACGCTCGCTCCCGGGCAGGGACTCGTCGGATGGATCATCCGCAACGGCGATCCGCTGCTCATCAACAACTTCGACCGTACGCGCAGCAAGCTCGGGTATTACGCTTCCGACGAGGAAAGCAAGATCAAGGCGTTCATGGGCTGCCCCATTCAGGACAAGGGCGGCGCCCTGTGCGTTGACAGTTGCCGGACGTACAACTTCAGCGACAAGGATCAGAAGATCCTCCAACTGTTCGCCATGCTGGCAAGCGATATCCACAATGGGGATTCGCAGGTCCGCCGCGATCTCGTGGAGCATCGCTTCTACCGTAGCCTTCAGCTTATCCAACTCTTGCGTAAGCAGTTTCCGCGCTGGGATACATTCCTTCAGAATTTCCTGCGCATCGTCGCGGAAGCTTCCGGCTTTTCGCACTGTTTCCTCGCCGCGTGCGACGACAGGGGCGAGAGCTACTTCATCGAGGGAGCCTGCGGCGATATGGGCGCGGTGACCGGCAAGGACCGCTTCCCCATCAAGAGCGGACTGGTGGGCTGGGTGTTCGGAAACGGGCAGAGCATCTGCTCCGGCGACGGAGAGACCAAGGCCGCCCCGCAGTCGCTTCTGGGCAAGAACTCCGGCGGGCCGGTGTTTCATAGCGCGCTTTGCATGCCTCTTGGCATTCACCGCAGGACGCGCGGCGTGTTGGTGCTCGCTCATCGCGAGCCGAGGGACATTTCGCCCGAGGTCAAGCGCTTTGTGGAGATGTCCACGGATCATCTGGCCCTGTTTCTGGAAAATCTCTTCCTCAAGAGTCGCATCCAGCAACCGTGA
- a CDS encoding rod shape-determining protein, with translation MIFRRLFGFFGRDLAMDLGTANTLIYSPKDGIVLNEPSVVAMDAHNGSIIAVGREAKDFLGRTPDRIRAIRPLKDGVIADFEVTKEMISFFIKKVISGMSLVKPRIVICVPTGITQVEKRAVIESALQAGSREVKLVEEPMAAAIGAGLPIENPIGNMVVDIGGGTTEVAVISLSAVAYAESVRVAGDEMNESIQRYFQDRHQLLIGENMAERIKMTLGTAVPLDETLHGEVSGKNLVDGTPKCLPITDADVREAIQEPVARIVLAVKRALEKTPPELVGDIARNGLLLAGGGALLKGLDKLISTETHLTVIVDDDPLTTVVRGTGRTLEVPKLYAKVYIN, from the coding sequence ATGATATTCCGACGCCTTTTCGGCTTCTTCGGCAGGGATCTCGCCATGGATCTGGGAACGGCCAACACGCTCATATATTCCCCGAAGGATGGCATCGTCCTGAACGAGCCGTCCGTCGTGGCCATGGATGCCCACAATGGCAGCATCATCGCCGTCGGCAGGGAAGCCAAGGATTTCTTGGGCCGCACGCCCGATCGCATCCGGGCCATTAGGCCCCTCAAGGATGGCGTCATCGCCGACTTCGAGGTGACCAAGGAGATGATCTCCTTCTTCATCAAGAAGGTGATCAGCGGCATGTCGCTGGTGAAGCCCAGAATTGTCATCTGCGTGCCCACGGGTATTACGCAGGTGGAAAAGCGGGCGGTCATCGAGTCCGCCCTGCAGGCCGGTTCTCGCGAGGTCAAGCTCGTGGAGGAACCCATGGCCGCCGCCATCGGCGCTGGCTTGCCCATCGAGAACCCCATCGGCAACATGGTCGTTGACATCGGTGGCGGCACCACCGAGGTCGCCGTCATTTCCCTGTCCGCTGTCGCGTACGCCGAGAGCGTTCGTGTGGCTGGCGACGAGATGAACGAGTCCATCCAGCGCTATTTTCAGGATCGCCACCAGTTGCTCATTGGCGAGAACATGGCCGAGCGCATCAAGATGACCCTCGGAACCGCCGTTCCGCTGGATGAGACGTTGCATGGCGAAGTGTCCGGTAAGAACCTCGTTGATGGAACGCCCAAGTGTCTGCCCATCACCGACGCCGACGTGCGCGAGGCCATTCAGGAGCCTGTGGCCCGCATCGTGCTGGCCGTGAAGCGTGCGCTGGAGAAGACTCCGCCGGAGCTGGTGGGCGATATCGCCCGCAATGGCCTGCTGCTGGCTGGCGGTGGTGCGCTGCTCAAGGGGCTGGACAAGCTCATCAGCACTGAGACGCATCTCACCGTCATCGTTGACGATGATCCGCTGACCACCGTTGTGCGCGGCACAGGTCGCACGCTTGAGGTACCCAAGCTCTACGCCAAGGTGTACATCAACTAG